From the Carya illinoinensis cultivar Pawnee chromosome 4, C.illinoinensisPawnee_v1, whole genome shotgun sequence genome, one window contains:
- the LOC122308148 gene encoding ribosome biogenesis protein WDR12 homolog isoform X1, translating to MDIDGETEENSRRVQVRFVTKLKPPLKAPPTSIAIPPNLTRLGLSTLVNNLLQSGNPDWKLEPFDFLIDGELVRMSLEKFLLAKGISAEKVLEIEYTKAVAPRKEEEPSFHDDWVSAVDGSDPRFIVTGCYDGLARLWKASGVCTHVLEGHSDVVASVGIINPEGAEAVTLATASKDRTLRLWKFDTEEPINNPINVRAFKILRGHRESVQSVAAQKTGDMVCSGSWDSTINLWRTNDNTDGDLVSIKKRKVNDQADESQLEGEAVSTLVGHTQCVSSVVWPQHETIYSASWDHSVRRWDVETGKDLTDIFCGKVLTCIDVGGESSALIAAGASDPILRIWDPRKPGTSAPVFQFSSHTSWVSACKWHKKSWFHLVSASYDGKVMLWDLRTAWPLAVIESHRDKVLCADWWRGDSVVSGGADSKLSISSGIPVL from the exons ATGGATATCGATGGCGAAACCGAAGAAAATTCAAGGCGGGTTCAAGTGCGCTTCGTGACAAAGCTCAAACCACCTCTCAAAGCCCCTCCCACATCGATTGCAATCCCTCCGAACCTCACCAGATTGGGCCTCTCCACCCTCGTTAACAATTTACTCCAATCCG GAAATCCTGATTGGAAACTTGAGCCCTTTGATTTTCTAATCGATGGCGAGCTGGTGCGGATGTCACTTGAAAAGTTCCTTCTTGCCAAGGGCATTTCGGCG GAGAAGGTATTGGAAATTGAATATACAAAGGCTGTGGCCCCacggaaagaagaagaaccttCTTTTCACGATGATTGGGTCAGTGCAGTCGATGGTTCTGATCCTAG GTTCATTGTGACTGGGTGCTATGATGGTTTAGCAAG GCTTTGGAAAGCTTCTGGAGTGTGTACACATGTTTTGGAAGGACATTCTGATGTAGTTGCTTCTGTGGGTATCATCAACCCAGAAG GTGCTGAGGCTGTTACTTTGGCCACTGCTTCTAAAGATCGCACTCTGAGGCTATGGAAG TTTGATACAGAGGAGCCAATCAATAATCCTATCAATGTAAGGGCATTCAAAATTTTGCGTGGACATAGAGAATCAGTACAGAGTGTTGCAGCCCAGAAAACTGGAGACATG GTTTGTTCAGGTTCTTGGGATTCAACGATCAATTTATGGCGAACAAATGACAACACTGATGGTGATCTTGTCTCAATTAAGAAGAGAAAAGTGAATGATCAAGCTGACGAGTCTCAATTGGAG GGGGAGGCCGTGTCTACACTTGTAGGCCATACACAATGTGTATCTTCCGTGGTTTGGCCGCAGCATGAAACAATTTATTCTGCATCATGGGATCATTCTGTTAGAAGGTGGGACGTTGAGACAGGCAAAGACTTGACAGATATA TTCTGTGGGAAAGTACTCACCTGCATTGATGTTGGAGGTGAGAGTTCTGCTCTCATTGCAGCCGGTGCTTCTGACCCCATTCTTAGGATATGGGATCCTCGTAAACCAG gaactTCTGCTCCGGTCTTTCAGTTCTCATCTCACACTTCTTGGGTTTCTGCTTGCAAGTGGCATAAAAAATCTTGGTTTCATTTAGTTTCTGCATCCTATGACGGGAAAGTTATGTTATGGGATCTAAGAACTGCG TGGCCTTTGGCTGTCATTGAATCGCACAGAGACAAG GTACTATGTGCGGACTGGTGGAGAGGTGACAGCGTGGTAAGTGGCGGTGCAGACTCAAAGCTCTCCATTTCTTCTGGAATTCCTGTGCTTTAA
- the LOC122308148 gene encoding ribosome biogenesis protein WDR12 homolog isoform X2, translating to MASWCGCHLKSSFLPRAFRRRRYWKLNIQRLWPHGKKKNLLFTMIGSVQSMVLILGEHLNMWHCDGYSSSPSIMWFIVTGCYDGLARLWKASGVCTHVLEGHSDVVASVGIINPEGAEAVTLATASKDRTLRLWKFDTEEPINNPINVRAFKILRGHRESVQSVAAQKTGDMVCSGSWDSTINLWRTNDNTDGDLVSIKKRKVNDQADESQLEGEAVSTLVGHTQCVSSVVWPQHETIYSASWDHSVRRWDVETGKDLTDIFCGKVLTCIDVGGESSALIAAGASDPILRIWDPRKPGTSAPVFQFSSHTSWVSACKWHKKSWFHLVSASYDGKVMLWDLRTAWPLAVIESHRDKVLCADWWRGDSVVSGGADSKLSISSGIPVL from the exons ATGGCGAGCTGGTGCGGATGTCACTTGAAAAGTTCCTTCTTGCCAAGGGCATTTCGGCG GAGAAGGTATTGGAAATTGAATATACAAAGGCTGTGGCCCCacggaaagaagaagaaccttCTTTTCACGATGATTGGGTCAGTGCAGTCGATGGTTCTGATCCTAGGTGAGCATCTGAATATGTGGCACTGTGATGGGTACTCCAGCAGTCCTTCAATAATGTG GTTCATTGTGACTGGGTGCTATGATGGTTTAGCAAG GCTTTGGAAAGCTTCTGGAGTGTGTACACATGTTTTGGAAGGACATTCTGATGTAGTTGCTTCTGTGGGTATCATCAACCCAGAAG GTGCTGAGGCTGTTACTTTGGCCACTGCTTCTAAAGATCGCACTCTGAGGCTATGGAAG TTTGATACAGAGGAGCCAATCAATAATCCTATCAATGTAAGGGCATTCAAAATTTTGCGTGGACATAGAGAATCAGTACAGAGTGTTGCAGCCCAGAAAACTGGAGACATG GTTTGTTCAGGTTCTTGGGATTCAACGATCAATTTATGGCGAACAAATGACAACACTGATGGTGATCTTGTCTCAATTAAGAAGAGAAAAGTGAATGATCAAGCTGACGAGTCTCAATTGGAG GGGGAGGCCGTGTCTACACTTGTAGGCCATACACAATGTGTATCTTCCGTGGTTTGGCCGCAGCATGAAACAATTTATTCTGCATCATGGGATCATTCTGTTAGAAGGTGGGACGTTGAGACAGGCAAAGACTTGACAGATATA TTCTGTGGGAAAGTACTCACCTGCATTGATGTTGGAGGTGAGAGTTCTGCTCTCATTGCAGCCGGTGCTTCTGACCCCATTCTTAGGATATGGGATCCTCGTAAACCAG gaactTCTGCTCCGGTCTTTCAGTTCTCATCTCACACTTCTTGGGTTTCTGCTTGCAAGTGGCATAAAAAATCTTGGTTTCATTTAGTTTCTGCATCCTATGACGGGAAAGTTATGTTATGGGATCTAAGAACTGCG TGGCCTTTGGCTGTCATTGAATCGCACAGAGACAAG GTACTATGTGCGGACTGGTGGAGAGGTGACAGCGTGGTAAGTGGCGGTGCAGACTCAAAGCTCTCCATTTCTTCTGGAATTCCTGTGCTTTAA
- the LOC122307503 gene encoding uncharacterized protein LOC122307503, with product MNAADEEKTSFITDRGLYCYHIMPFGLKNVGATYQRLVNRMFKEYIGKSMEVYVDDLLIKSKELAQHLVDLRMAFGVLCLYKMRLNPSKCAFGIQSGKFLDFIVSERGIETSPDKWWGEWLLWEVAARKLRPYFQAHTVKVLTDAPLTKILRKSDCIKRLIAWSVELSEFDIEYEPRKVIKGQAMMDFVAEFSDFLQEEVIAPSGKLWLLFIDGSSCLIGGGLGIHLLSPDG from the exons ATGAATGCAGCGGACGAAGAAAAAACATCTTTCATCACAGACCGAGGGCTATATTGCTACCACATCATGCCCTTCGGACTGAAGAATGTAGGGGCGACTTACCAGAGGCTAGTGAATCGGATGTTCAAGGAATATATTGGAAAATCCATGgaggtatatgtggatgacctGCTGATAAAGAGCAAAGAGCTCGCCCAACACCTTGTGGATTTGCGAATGGCGTTTGGAGTCTTATGCCTTTACAAAATGAGGTTGAATCCATCGAAATGTGCTTTTGGGATCCAGTCGGGAAAATTCTTGGACTTTATTGTATCTGAGAGAGGAATTGAAACTTCTCCAGATAAGTGGTGGGGAGAGTGGCTGCTCTGGGAAG TGGCGGCTAGGAAACTCCGTCCTTATTTCCAAGCCCACACAGTAAAGGTATTGACAGATGCTCCATTGACTAAAATACTGAGGAAGTCAGATTGTATAAAGAGGCTGATAGCTTGGTCAGTCGAGCTGAGTGAGTTCGATATAGAGTACGAGCCAAGAAAAGTAATTAAAGGGCAAGCAATGATGGATTTTGTAGCAGAATTCTCAGACTTTCTCCAGGAGGAAGTGATAGCACCATCAGGGAAGCTGTGGTTATTGTTTATAGATGGATCGTCTTGCTTGATAGGCGGGGGCCTGGGGATACATTTGTTGAGCCCTGATGGCTAA